The following are from one region of the Fusarium verticillioides 7600 chromosome 1, whole genome shotgun sequence genome:
- a CDS encoding deoxyhypusine synthase, with protein sequence MTSNSDAPPSAATEAVLVKSEEMPADAQKVEELDFNKFKGPITAEDLFEGMRHMGFQASSMCEAVRIINDMRAWRDPETGDKTTIFLGYTSNLISSGLRGVLRWLVEHNHVSCIVTTAGGIEEDFIKCLGDTYVGSFSTPGAELRRKGLNRIGNLVVPNANYCAFEDWVVPILDKMLEEQEASKGTEEEINWTPSKVIHRLGQEINDERSVYYWAYKNNIPVFCPAITDGSLGDMLYFHTYKTSPRQLKIDLVEDIRRINTIAVRARRAGMIILGGGIVKHHIANACLMRNGAESAVYINTAQEFDGSDAGARPDEAVSWGKIKIGADNVKVYMEATACFPFIVANTFAKDVGKSDQ encoded by the exons ATGACTTCCAACTCCGATGCTCCGCCCTCGGCGGCCACAGAGGCTGTCTTGGTCAAGTCCGAGGAGATGCCTGCTGACGCTCAGAAGGTCGAGGAGTTGGacttcaacaagttcaaagGCCCAATCACTGCGGAAGATCTCTTCGAGGGCATGCGCCACATGGGCTTCCAAGCGTCTTCTATGTGTGAAGCCGTGAGGATCATCAATGATATG CGTGCATGGAGAGACCCAGAGACGGGGGACAAGACCACAATTTTCTTGGGATATACTtccaacctcatctcatcaggcCTTCGTGGTGTCCTCCGTTGGCTTGTCGAGCATAACCACGTGTCATGTATCGTCACCACAGCTGGTGGCATCGAAGAGGATTTCATCAAGTGCCTTGGTGACACATATGTTGGTTCCTTCAGTACCCCTGGAGCCGAACTACGTCGCAAGGGTCTCAACCGCATTGGAAACCTCGTTGTTCCTAATGCGAACTACTGCGCCTTCGAAGACTGGGTCGTCCCCATTCTCGACAAGAtgcttgaggagcaggaggctaGTAAAGGcactgaggaagagatcaacTGGACGCCATCAAAGGTAATTCATCGTCTAGGTCAGGAGATCAATGACGAGCGATCCGTCTATTACTGGGCATACAAGAACAATATTCCAGTGTTCTGCCCTGCCATCACTGACGGAAGCCTCGGCGACATGCTCTATTTCCATACTTATAAGACCTCACCCCGCCAACTGAAGATCGATCTGGTTGAAGATATCCGACgtatcaacaccattgcTGTCCGAGCCAGGCGGGCCGGTATGATCATTCTGGGTGGTGGTATCGTCAAGCACCACATTGCCAATGCATGTTTGATGCGCAATGGTGCTGAGTCGGCGGTTTACATCAACACGGCACAAGAATTTGATGGCAGTGATGCGGGTGCTAGACCAGATGAGGCGGTATCGTGGGGCAAAATCAAGATTGGGGCTGATAATGTGAAA GTATACATGGAGGCAACAGCATGTTTTCCCTTTATTGTAGCAAACACTTTTGCGAAGGATGTTGGAAAGTCTGACCAATAG
- a CDS encoding oxidoreductase — protein MTPYTAKWGILATGGIAECFTKDILTDPAARDVNDVQHEIVAVASSSSVDRARDFIKKIDGPSSAAVYGSYAELVADPSVDIIYVATPHSHHFQNAMLALEAGKNVLCEKALTVTAAQTQKLYEVAKSKNLFFMEAVWTRYFPLSIKIRELIQSGTIGTVYRTFADLSFNKNTDSQDLDFPDSNRMVNPDLAGGALLDLGIYSLTWVFQSLYHVQPETEKEAPKVVASINKYRTGADESTSIICQFPKHNSVGIATTSLRIATDVDGLYTGGPAIRIQGSKGEIQVTGPAFRPTEYKVIKSDANGKVEVVNCPIPTDPKRNNWGHGMFWEADECARCLRDGKKESASMPWSESIVIMEVMDSALKQGGVSYPDLITTDVFDPNSPLNTGKK, from the exons ATGACTCCTTATACTGCTAAATGGGGCATCTTGGCTACCGGTGGCATCGCTGAGT GCTTCACTAAAGACATTCTTACAGACCCGGCCGCTCGCGATGTCAACGATGTACAGCATGAGATTGTCGCTGTTGCCTCATCCAGCTCCGTCGATCGCGCACGCGACtttatcaagaagattgacGGCCCCTCATCCGCGGCGGTCTACGGCTCCTACGCTGAGCTAGTCGCCGACCCAAGCGTTGACATCATCTATGTTGCTACACCTCACAGCCACCACTTCCAGAATGCTATGCTGGCCCTCGAAGCCGGCAAGAATGTTCTTTGTGAAAAGGCACTCACCGTTACTGCTGCACAGACCCAGAAGCTATATGAGGtcgccaagtccaagaacCTCTTCTTTATGGAGGCTGTCTGGACACGATACTTCCCTCTCAGTATCAAGATTCGAGAGTTGATCCAGTCTGGTACCATTGGTACTGTTTATCGTACATTCG CCGACCTCTCGTTCAACAAGAATACTGATAGCCAGGATCTTGACTTTCCTGATTCCAACCGCATGGTCAATCCTGATCTTGCAGGTGGTGCTTTACTCGATCTCGGCATCTACTCCTTGACCTGGGTCTTCCAATCTCTCTATCATGTCCAGCCCGAGACCGAAAAGGAGGCTCCAAAGGTTGTAgcctccatcaacaagtaTCGCACAGGTGCCGACGAGTCCACGAGTATCATCTGTCAGTTCCCTAAGCACAACTCTGTTGGTATTGCGACTACCTCACTGCGCATCGCCACCGACGTCGATGGTCTTTACACTGGTGGCCCCGCGATCCGTATTCAGGGCTCCAAGGGTGAAATCCAGGTTACTGGTCCTGCATTCCGGCCGACCGAGTACAAAGTGATCAAGTCGGACGCCAATGGCAAGGTGGAAGTAGTGAACTGCCCAATTCCTACAGATCCTAAGCGCAACAACTGGGGCCACGGTATGTTCTGGGAGGCGGATGAGTGTGCACGTTGCCTACGGGATGGTAAAAAGGAGAGTGCTTCGATGCCTTGGTCAGAGAGTATAGTCATCATGGAGGTCATGGACAGCGCACTCAAGCAGGGCGGCGTTTCCTACCCcgatctcatcaccactgaTGTCTTCGACCCCAACAGTCCTCTCAATACTGGCAAAAAATGA